One genomic segment of Oncorhynchus mykiss isolate Arlee chromosome 10, USDA_OmykA_1.1, whole genome shotgun sequence includes these proteins:
- the LOC110533658 gene encoding autophagy-related protein 101 has translation MNCRSEALEVSVEGRQVDEAMLALLHTILLHRSTGKFHYKKEGTYSIGTVGTQDIDCDFIDFSFVRVSSDELDRAIRKAVGEFKDAMGNGTDGMGQISLEFYQKKKSRWPFSDECIPWEVWSIKVNVVNLANEQERQICREKVGEKLGEKVINIVEVINRHEYLPKMPTQSEADNVFDTSLKDVQPYLYKITFQITDTLGTSVSTTMRRLIKDTLAL, from the exons ATGAACTGCCGTTCGGAGGCTCTAGAAGTGTCGGTGGAGGGAAGACAGGTGGACGAGGCCATGTTGGCTCTGTTGCACACTATCTTACTGCATCGCAGCACTGGGAAATTTCACTACAAGAAAGAGGGCACCTACTCCATTGGTACTGTTGGCACACAGGACATTGACTGCGATTTTATTGATTTCAGTTTTGTTCGTGTTTCTTCCGATGAGCTTGACAGGGCCATCAGGAAAGCAGTAGGAGAATTCAAG GATGCCATGGGCAATGGGACAGATGGAATGGGACAAATCTCACTGGAGTTCTACCAGAAAAAAAAGTCCCGCTGGCCTTTCTCTGATGAGTGTATTCCCTGGGAGGTCTGGAGCATCAAGGTCAATGTCGTCAACCTGGCCAACGAGCAGGAGAGACAGATCTGCCGGGAGAAAGTGGGTGAGAAGCTGGGTGAGAAGGTGATCAACATCGTGGAGGTGATCAACCGGCATGAGTACCTACCCAAGATGCCCACCCAGTCGGAAGCTGACAATGTGTTTGACACCAGCCTCAAAGATGTCCAGCCTTACCTGTACAAAATCACTTTTCAGATCACTGATACGCTGGGCACCTCAGTGAGCACCACCATGAGAAGGCTAATAAAAGACACCTTAGCACTGTGA
- the LOC110533656 gene encoding zinc finger and BTB domain-containing protein 21 isoform X1 produces MTSNSRWMESRLPHTQHNSDIKSLVCCVETERIHRVRMESLVHYSNPSHGLSVLGMLNEQRLKGQLCDTVLVVGDQRYQAHRSVLAASSEYFQSLFTRRLSDTHKVIQLDFCEPEAFEVVLNYIYSSSLFVDRGSLAAIQEMGYSLGIPFLTNIMSTRPHVSYCVSRKRLSFSEEDDNDSQPRSVIMRQNRGGDSPGPSRYSSNYQGEPSGQRNPNELARNTASNPRKSAEATSEGSDSKSISSYASILKGKTSSRTGSSVRPQLTSSVSFSESPTVMLQTESDLSTKEEEEEQRLYRPKSTFQGSAGEPSQTIDRSGPLIKSLLRRSLSMDSPVPVFSPTLELNKLQGREQSVVKMVAKTEEGTQIEHKHSVKVVPPLLLRSRHHSRYDDEEETQGEVFHVKTEPSSPLSDPSEIIRITVGDSLPVNLKDIEMNFDQGSTKPCYNLPGKRKVRRDNRRYPFKKSKGVNKHDLPREDENNMSESVPHNSNMDDNDGDWTDEPRQSKMFKCWNCLKVFRSKAGLHRHVNMYHNPDKPYACDICHKRFHTNFKVWTHCQTQHGVVQNPASSSSSFQLDEKFQRKLIDIVREREIKKALLMKLRRNKQGSQSQVFAKKGGLRSRSNLICPYCGKTFLFLSQFKQHLKTHPAERANQETERESGLCQKDQDQPGQRENTDTEVYSCRLCNEKLSSHFEQGDHERGCRHATVCPYCGLRFSSPAVKKEHEAHCKYKKLTCLECMRTFKSSFSIWRHQVEVHNHNIMTVKEQLSHQEEINGEVSDHLGRPLHTQESVGAGSFREDIIYSDSSGPPMFDSEDSSSFVPEDLSVSQHKNDHHGELTVKEEPIEEAVSEREDMTSGASIEPEEPGVWPCEKCGKLFGGHKDLERHQELLCHIKPFICHICNKAFRTNFRLWSHFQSHMSTSDEPGVREVDDRRPSSPSPSPPLAVTQATGRPAPQVSPPKPMEAEPVVAKSVVTKSVVTKEEEKPVSSSSMPRTKRPEMDRSYSSPLPKTDSVDNPLTPQESETFFYHAPTLSALTFKRQYMCKLCHRTFKTAFSLWSHEQSHSHI; encoded by the exons ATGACGTCAAATTCAAGATGGATGGAATCACGACTACCACACACTCAACATAATTCTGATATAAAGTCTTTAGTGTGCTGCGTGGAAACAGAACGAATACATAGGG TCAGAATGGAGAGTCTGGTGCACTATAGTAATCCCTCCCATGGCCTCTCGGTCCTGGGGATGCTTAATGAGCAGCGCCTGAAGGGGCAGCTCTGTGACACAGTCTTGGTTGTCGGGGATCAGAGGTACCAAGCCCACAGGAGTGTGCTTGCTGCCAGCAGTGAGTATTTCCAATCCCTGTTCACACGGAGGCTGTCTGACACCCACAAAGTGATACAGTTGGACTTCTGTGAGCCTGAGGCCTTTGAGGTAGTGCTGAATTACATATACTCATCCTCCCTCTTCGTGGACAGAGGCAGCCTGGCAGCCATCCAGGAGATGGGATACAGTCTAGGAATCCCCTTTCTAACCAACATCATGTCAACAAGGCCGCATGTGTCCTACTGCGTCTCCAGAAAAAGGTTGTCCTTCTCAGAGGAAGATGACAACGACAGCCAGCCGAGGAGTGTCATTATGCGCCAGAACCGAGGTGGTGATTCTCCCGGCCCCAGTCGCTACAGTTCAAATTATCAAGGAGAGCCCTCAGGACAGAGGAATCCAAATGAATTAGCCAGGAACACTGCATCCAATCCCAGAAAATCAGCTGAAGCAACTAGTGAGGGTTCTGATAGCAAGTCCATCAGTTCATATGCCTCCATCTTAAAGGGGAAGACATCATCACGCACAGGGTCATCAGTAAGGCCCCAGCTCACCTCCTCAGTCTCCTTCAGTGAATCTCCAACAGTCATGTTACAGACTGAGTCTGATCTAAGCactaaagaagaggaggaggagcagaggctCTACAGACCCAAATCAACATTTCAGGGCTCGGCAGGGGAGCCTAGCCAGACCATTGACAGGAGTGGCCCACTCATAAAAAGCCTGCTGCGCAGGTCATTATCCATGGACAGTCCCGTCCCAGTCTTCTCCCCAACACTGGAGCTCAATAAGCTGCAAGGTCGAGAACAGTCTGTTGTTAAGATGGTGGCAAAGACAGAGGAAGGGACTCAGATTGAGCACAAACACAGTGTGAAAGTGGTTCCGCCACTTCTTCTCAGGTCAAGGCACCACAGTAGGTATGATGATGAAGAAGAAACTCAGGGAGAGGTGTTCCATGTGAAGACAGAACCTAGCAGCCCATTGTCTGACCCCTCAGAGATCATTAGAATCACAGTAGGGGATTCTCTACCAGTAAACCTAAAAGACATTGAAATGAATTTTGACCAAGGCTCTACTAAACCATGTTATAATCTCCCTGGAAAGAGAAAGGTGAGAAGAGACAACAGAAGGTACCCATTCAAAAAGTCCAAAGGTGTGAACAAACATGATTTACCACGTGAAGATGAAAATAACATGTCAGAATCTGTACCTCACAACTCCAACATGGACGACAATGATGGAGACTGGACTGATGAGCCCAGGCAGAGCAAGATGTTTAAATGCTGGAACTGTTTAAAAGTGTTCAGATCCAAAGCTGGACTGCACCGCCATGTTAACATGTATCACAACCCAGATAAGCCATATGCTTGTGACATCTGCCACAAACGCTTCCACACCAACTTCAAAGTCTGGACCCACTGCCAAACCCAGCACGGAGTGGTACAAAACCCTGCTTCATCCTCCAGCTCATTCCAGCTGGATGAAAAGTTTCAGAGGAAGCTGATTGATAttgtgcgagagagagaaataaagaaagccTTGCTCATGAAGCTGAGGAGGAATAAGCAGGGTTCGCAGTCTCAGGTGTTTGCCAAAAAAGGTGGCCTTAGGTCCAGGTCAAATTTGATATGCCCTTACTGTGGgaaaacatttttgtttctgtctcAGTTCAAGCAGCATTTGAAGACACACCCTGCAGAGAGAGCCAAccaagagactgagagagagagcggtctctGCCAAAAGGACCAGGACCAGCCCggtcagagagagaacacagacacagaggttTACTCCTGCAGGCTCTGCAATGAGAAGCTGTCCTCTCACTTTGAGCAGGGAGACCATGAGAGGGGCTGTCGACATGCAACCGTGTGCCCTTACTGTGGCCTCCGATTCTCCAGCCCAGCGGTTAAAAAAGAGCACGAAGCACACTGCAAGTACAAGAAACTGACCTGCCTGGAGTGCATGCGGACCTTCAAGTCCTCCTTTAGCATATGGAGACACCAGGTGGAGGTTCACAACCACAACATTATGACTGTTAAGGAACAGCTGAGCCATCAGGAGGAGATCAATGGGGAAGTATCTGACCACCTCGGAAGGCCGCTCCATACACAGGAGTCTGTGGGAGCGGGGAGCTTCAGAGAGGACATCATCTACAGTGACTCTTCAGGTCCGCCTATGTTCGACTCAGAGGATTCTTCATCATTCGTGCCAGAGGACTTGAGTGTTAGCCAGCATAAGAACGACCATCATGGCGAGCTGACAGTGAAGGAGGAGCCCATTGAGGAGGCTGTGAGCGAGAGGGAGGACATGACATCTGGGGCCTCCATTGAGCCCGAGGAGCCAGGTGTTTGGCCATGTGAAAAATGTGGCAAGCTCTTCGGTGGCCACAAAGATCTGGAGCGCCACCAGGAGCTGCTGTGCCACATCAAACCCTTCATCTGTCACATCTGCAATAAGGCTTTCAGGACCAACTTTCGTCTTTGGAGCCACTTCCAGTCCCACATGTCCACCTCCGATGAACCTGGAGTGAGAGAGGTCGATGATAGGCGCCCttcgtctccctccccctcaccacCACTTGCGGTCACACAAGCAACTGGACGTCCTGCCCCACAAGTTTCTCCACCTAAACCAATGGAGGCAGAGCCAGTGGTAGCTAAATCTGTGGTAACAAAATCTGTGGTAactaaggaggaggagaagcctGTAAGCTCGTCGTCAATGCCCAGGACCAAGAGGCCGGAGATGGACAGATCATACAGTAGCCCCCTACCCAAGACGGATAGTGTGGATAATCCTCTCACCCCTCAGGAATCAGAAACCTTTTTTTACCATGCTCCCACTCTCTCTGCCCTCACGTTTAAGAGGCAGTACATGTGTAAGCTCTGCCACAGGACATTCAAAACTGCCTTTAGTCTTTGGAGCCATGAGCAGAGCCATAGCCACATTTGA
- the LOC110533656 gene encoding zinc finger and BTB domain-containing protein 21 isoform X2 has product MESLVHYSNPSHGLSVLGMLNEQRLKGQLCDTVLVVGDQRYQAHRSVLAASSEYFQSLFTRRLSDTHKVIQLDFCEPEAFEVVLNYIYSSSLFVDRGSLAAIQEMGYSLGIPFLTNIMSTRPHVSYCVSRKRLSFSEEDDNDSQPRSVIMRQNRGGDSPGPSRYSSNYQGEPSGQRNPNELARNTASNPRKSAEATSEGSDSKSISSYASILKGKTSSRTGSSVRPQLTSSVSFSESPTVMLQTESDLSTKEEEEEQRLYRPKSTFQGSAGEPSQTIDRSGPLIKSLLRRSLSMDSPVPVFSPTLELNKLQGREQSVVKMVAKTEEGTQIEHKHSVKVVPPLLLRSRHHSRYDDEEETQGEVFHVKTEPSSPLSDPSEIIRITVGDSLPVNLKDIEMNFDQGSTKPCYNLPGKRKVRRDNRRYPFKKSKGVNKHDLPREDENNMSESVPHNSNMDDNDGDWTDEPRQSKMFKCWNCLKVFRSKAGLHRHVNMYHNPDKPYACDICHKRFHTNFKVWTHCQTQHGVVQNPASSSSSFQLDEKFQRKLIDIVREREIKKALLMKLRRNKQGSQSQVFAKKGGLRSRSNLICPYCGKTFLFLSQFKQHLKTHPAERANQETERESGLCQKDQDQPGQRENTDTEVYSCRLCNEKLSSHFEQGDHERGCRHATVCPYCGLRFSSPAVKKEHEAHCKYKKLTCLECMRTFKSSFSIWRHQVEVHNHNIMTVKEQLSHQEEINGEVSDHLGRPLHTQESVGAGSFREDIIYSDSSGPPMFDSEDSSSFVPEDLSVSQHKNDHHGELTVKEEPIEEAVSEREDMTSGASIEPEEPGVWPCEKCGKLFGGHKDLERHQELLCHIKPFICHICNKAFRTNFRLWSHFQSHMSTSDEPGVREVDDRRPSSPSPSPPLAVTQATGRPAPQVSPPKPMEAEPVVAKSVVTKSVVTKEEEKPVSSSSMPRTKRPEMDRSYSSPLPKTDSVDNPLTPQESETFFYHAPTLSALTFKRQYMCKLCHRTFKTAFSLWSHEQSHSHI; this is encoded by the coding sequence ATGGAGAGTCTGGTGCACTATAGTAATCCCTCCCATGGCCTCTCGGTCCTGGGGATGCTTAATGAGCAGCGCCTGAAGGGGCAGCTCTGTGACACAGTCTTGGTTGTCGGGGATCAGAGGTACCAAGCCCACAGGAGTGTGCTTGCTGCCAGCAGTGAGTATTTCCAATCCCTGTTCACACGGAGGCTGTCTGACACCCACAAAGTGATACAGTTGGACTTCTGTGAGCCTGAGGCCTTTGAGGTAGTGCTGAATTACATATACTCATCCTCCCTCTTCGTGGACAGAGGCAGCCTGGCAGCCATCCAGGAGATGGGATACAGTCTAGGAATCCCCTTTCTAACCAACATCATGTCAACAAGGCCGCATGTGTCCTACTGCGTCTCCAGAAAAAGGTTGTCCTTCTCAGAGGAAGATGACAACGACAGCCAGCCGAGGAGTGTCATTATGCGCCAGAACCGAGGTGGTGATTCTCCCGGCCCCAGTCGCTACAGTTCAAATTATCAAGGAGAGCCCTCAGGACAGAGGAATCCAAATGAATTAGCCAGGAACACTGCATCCAATCCCAGAAAATCAGCTGAAGCAACTAGTGAGGGTTCTGATAGCAAGTCCATCAGTTCATATGCCTCCATCTTAAAGGGGAAGACATCATCACGCACAGGGTCATCAGTAAGGCCCCAGCTCACCTCCTCAGTCTCCTTCAGTGAATCTCCAACAGTCATGTTACAGACTGAGTCTGATCTAAGCactaaagaagaggaggaggagcagaggctCTACAGACCCAAATCAACATTTCAGGGCTCGGCAGGGGAGCCTAGCCAGACCATTGACAGGAGTGGCCCACTCATAAAAAGCCTGCTGCGCAGGTCATTATCCATGGACAGTCCCGTCCCAGTCTTCTCCCCAACACTGGAGCTCAATAAGCTGCAAGGTCGAGAACAGTCTGTTGTTAAGATGGTGGCAAAGACAGAGGAAGGGACTCAGATTGAGCACAAACACAGTGTGAAAGTGGTTCCGCCACTTCTTCTCAGGTCAAGGCACCACAGTAGGTATGATGATGAAGAAGAAACTCAGGGAGAGGTGTTCCATGTGAAGACAGAACCTAGCAGCCCATTGTCTGACCCCTCAGAGATCATTAGAATCACAGTAGGGGATTCTCTACCAGTAAACCTAAAAGACATTGAAATGAATTTTGACCAAGGCTCTACTAAACCATGTTATAATCTCCCTGGAAAGAGAAAGGTGAGAAGAGACAACAGAAGGTACCCATTCAAAAAGTCCAAAGGTGTGAACAAACATGATTTACCACGTGAAGATGAAAATAACATGTCAGAATCTGTACCTCACAACTCCAACATGGACGACAATGATGGAGACTGGACTGATGAGCCCAGGCAGAGCAAGATGTTTAAATGCTGGAACTGTTTAAAAGTGTTCAGATCCAAAGCTGGACTGCACCGCCATGTTAACATGTATCACAACCCAGATAAGCCATATGCTTGTGACATCTGCCACAAACGCTTCCACACCAACTTCAAAGTCTGGACCCACTGCCAAACCCAGCACGGAGTGGTACAAAACCCTGCTTCATCCTCCAGCTCATTCCAGCTGGATGAAAAGTTTCAGAGGAAGCTGATTGATAttgtgcgagagagagaaataaagaaagccTTGCTCATGAAGCTGAGGAGGAATAAGCAGGGTTCGCAGTCTCAGGTGTTTGCCAAAAAAGGTGGCCTTAGGTCCAGGTCAAATTTGATATGCCCTTACTGTGGgaaaacatttttgtttctgtctcAGTTCAAGCAGCATTTGAAGACACACCCTGCAGAGAGAGCCAAccaagagactgagagagagagcggtctctGCCAAAAGGACCAGGACCAGCCCggtcagagagagaacacagacacagaggttTACTCCTGCAGGCTCTGCAATGAGAAGCTGTCCTCTCACTTTGAGCAGGGAGACCATGAGAGGGGCTGTCGACATGCAACCGTGTGCCCTTACTGTGGCCTCCGATTCTCCAGCCCAGCGGTTAAAAAAGAGCACGAAGCACACTGCAAGTACAAGAAACTGACCTGCCTGGAGTGCATGCGGACCTTCAAGTCCTCCTTTAGCATATGGAGACACCAGGTGGAGGTTCACAACCACAACATTATGACTGTTAAGGAACAGCTGAGCCATCAGGAGGAGATCAATGGGGAAGTATCTGACCACCTCGGAAGGCCGCTCCATACACAGGAGTCTGTGGGAGCGGGGAGCTTCAGAGAGGACATCATCTACAGTGACTCTTCAGGTCCGCCTATGTTCGACTCAGAGGATTCTTCATCATTCGTGCCAGAGGACTTGAGTGTTAGCCAGCATAAGAACGACCATCATGGCGAGCTGACAGTGAAGGAGGAGCCCATTGAGGAGGCTGTGAGCGAGAGGGAGGACATGACATCTGGGGCCTCCATTGAGCCCGAGGAGCCAGGTGTTTGGCCATGTGAAAAATGTGGCAAGCTCTTCGGTGGCCACAAAGATCTGGAGCGCCACCAGGAGCTGCTGTGCCACATCAAACCCTTCATCTGTCACATCTGCAATAAGGCTTTCAGGACCAACTTTCGTCTTTGGAGCCACTTCCAGTCCCACATGTCCACCTCCGATGAACCTGGAGTGAGAGAGGTCGATGATAGGCGCCCttcgtctccctccccctcaccacCACTTGCGGTCACACAAGCAACTGGACGTCCTGCCCCACAAGTTTCTCCACCTAAACCAATGGAGGCAGAGCCAGTGGTAGCTAAATCTGTGGTAACAAAATCTGTGGTAactaaggaggaggagaagcctGTAAGCTCGTCGTCAATGCCCAGGACCAAGAGGCCGGAGATGGACAGATCATACAGTAGCCCCCTACCCAAGACGGATAGTGTGGATAATCCTCTCACCCCTCAGGAATCAGAAACCTTTTTTTACCATGCTCCCACTCTCTCTGCCCTCACGTTTAAGAGGCAGTACATGTGTAAGCTCTGCCACAGGACATTCAAAACTGCCTTTAGTCTTTGGAGCCATGAGCAGAGCCATAGCCACATTTGA
- the LOC110534887 gene encoding uromodulin-like 1, which yields MSWMYSLSLAVALLDLCRGHSTLFKGYDLSMSSYHLCTGHESTVVSKMWSYKTSYRDRRSCGGWLPWKTCVVTLYKTAYWTEYMNVTEEVMRCCDGYEQVGSYCALPMNRSGEFTAKPGSCPKGVVDAPRNTGCEWDSDCPGWQKCCQREGLSFCTNPQHTGNRGCCFNVTVTVKTDYQQLISMDGGIMNHTRLLHSVVTGALDSPDISVYYISSWPIGPFRTASSMLIGSPETLSLSNMTTKLHLLLKHIEEVTSVSVEDIDECTYAALSSCSRQADCANTEGSYSCTCHPGFTDLNPNNTGVDCQASDLVTSALPSNATHMFWWANATELPPSSTSYQSWDSSFIDNPAAVATTTDRGMMLSSTHMPVTTHDLAIASSNRSETRPALTSWSSPTSLQHTTNTNTPTLPLSTSMPQTSMGPTVEDMYLSVSSLSPSTCHPTPTTNLQASNVTGFSFCLSWTGQSQSGLSFLVVLKEGSEVKGRWETKLSVWEVTGLQPGVLYNVTVTPCACGNHWASLLVLVKTAAQTLRATVRLTNVQFTDALLYPTSQEYQNLSRSIEEEILQSLPPYILALVNSGDVRLQIRGLTPGSVVVNFIIIFTPSQSQDILKVSSALMQALQNSSIYTVDSNNTRIDDDDECSTGDMDCSPWAQCTNTWGSYSCLCLDGFTDSNPSRPGRGCSAPLTTTIPTMPITTPVQTTTAPATITTTTNTLVTTNNTVSTTTTYNPTSITSNNKTTTTINTQVTTNNAVRINNTVSTATPILITTMTPVPTTTTTDVPTAMTTTVTSGLITTSLQPKTLTSPAILVSYMRGISVECRASYIIVTVARDFLEARHIGDSSLYLGRQECGVNEANSSHVQLTVAWDQCNTQLLYNSTHYTAQTTLFNSMDLQSLPDSKTRVPTVRLEIPIMCTFGRSILISAGYDPTGYDMIKDVVMGSGTFHVTVQLLNGMSPLPQNYSLSPEEEVVVEVSVNSTVDQIKVVINKCWATQSNNPLEPTIYLFLENSCPLLNTYTTVLENGNSSKSRLSLRIFSYVNLNVIYLHCQIHICIETGSATCQPDCIERTERFSNLIGMGKATCGPFLRSHKVPIKESYVTLRLVDYVLLGIGLFLLFVGSLSSLFFCYRKRIGTYSFSLKPKQENFTYHVFDA from the exons ATGAGTTGGATGTACTCTCTCAGTCTGGCCGTGGCTCTTCTGGACCTCTGTAGGGGACACAGCACGTTGTTTAAAG GATATGACCTGTCTATGTCCAGCTACCACCTGTGTACTGGACATGAGAGCACGGTGGTGAGTAAAATGTGGTCCTATAAGACCTCCTACAGGGACCGGAGGTCGTGTGGCGGATGGCTACCCTGGAAGACGTGTGTGGTCACTCTTTACAAAACAGCCTATTGGACTGAGTACATGAATGTCACCGAGGAGGTTATGAGGTGCTGTGACGGCTATGAACAAGTGGGCAGCTACTGTGCTTTAC CTATGAACAGAAGTGGAGAGTTCACTGCCAAACCAGGCTCCTGCCCCAAGGGTGTAGTGGACGCACCCAGGAATACAGGGTGTGAATGGGACTCAGACTGTCCAGGGTGGCAAAAGTGCTGCCAGAGAGAGGGCCTCTCTTTTTGCACCAACCCTCAACATACAG GCAATAGAGGCTGTTGCTTCAACGTCACTGTGACCGTGAAGACAGATTACCAGCAGCTGATATCCATGGACGGGGGAATCATGAACCACACAAGGCTTTTGCACTCTGTG GTGACCGGAGCCCTGGACTCCCCTGACATCTCTGTATACTACATCAGCTCGTGGCCTATAGGGCCATTCAGAACCGCTTCATCTATGCTGATTGGTTCCCCTGAAACTCTGTCCTTGTCCAACATGACCACAAAACTGCACCTTCTTCTCAAACACATTGAAGAAGTCACCTCTGTGTCAGTTGAAG ATATAGATGAGTGTACCTATGCCGCTCTCAGCAGCTGCTCACGTCAGGCAGACTGTGCCAACACAGAGGGCTCCTACAGCTGCACCTGTCATCCTGGATTCACTGATCTGAACCCCAACAACACTGGGGTAGACTGCCAAG CTTCTGACCTTGTGACCTCAGCCCTGCCCAGTAATGCCACTCATATGTTTTGGTGGGCCAATGCAACAGAGTTGCCACCCAGCAGCACCAGTTATCAGTCCTGGGACTCCAGCTTTATTGATAACCCAGCAGCCGTAGCTACAACCACAGACAGGGGCATGATGCTGAGCTCCACCCATATGCCTGTTACCACACATGACCTAGCTATAGCCAGCTCCAACAGGTCTGAGACCAGACCAGCTCTCACATCCTGGAGTAGTCCCACCTCACTGCAGCAtaccactaacactaacactccTACCCtgcccctctccacctctatgCCCCAAACCAGCATGGGACCTACTGTGGAGGACATGTACCTGAGTGTATCCTCACTATCACCATCCACATGCC aCCCAACCCCCACCACCAACTTGCAGGCCTCCAACGTTACTGGCTtctctttctgcctgtcctgGACTGGCCAATCCCAGAGCGGGCTCAGCTTCCTCGTGGTGTTGAaggaggggtcagaggtcaagggACGCTGGGAGACAAAGCTGTCAGTCTGGGAGGTGACAGGGCTGCAACCTGGGGTTCTCTACAACGTCACTGTCACTCCTTGTGCCTGTGGGAACCATTGGGCCAGCCTGCTGGTGCTGGTTAAGACTG CGGCACAGACACTTCGAGCAACAGTTCGCCTGACCAACGTGCAGTTCACTGATGCCTTGCTGTACCCCACTAGCCAGGAGTATCAGAATCTCAGTCGTAGTATTGAGGAAGAG AtcctccagtctctccctccTTATATCCTGGCCCTGGTGAACTCAGGAGATGTGAGGCTTCAGATCAGAGGCCTGACTCCTGGCAGTGTAGTAGTGAacttcatcatcatcttcacaCCCAGTCAGTCCCAGGACATCCTGAAGGTGTCCTCTGCTCTGATGCAGGCCCTACAGAACAGCTCCATATACACTGTTGACAGCAACAACACCCGTATAGATG ATGATGATGAGTGCAGTACAGGGGACATGGACTGCTCCCCATGGGCCCAGTGCACTAACACCTGGGGCTCCTACAGCTGTCTCTGTCTGGACGGATTCACTGACTCCAACCCCTCCAGGCCAGGACGGGGCTGTTCAG CACCTTTGACCACAACCATACCTACAATGCCCATCACGACACCTGTACAGACGACCACAGCTCCAGCTACAATCACAACCACAACCAACACTCTGGTTacaaccaacaatacagtttcaACCACTACAACCTACAATCCAACCTCAATCACATCCAACAATAAAACTACAACTACAATCAACACACAAGTTACAACCAACAATGCCGTTAGAATCAACAACACTGTTTCAACCGCTACTCCAATTCTAATCACAACCATGACCCCAGTTCCAACCACAACCACCACTGACGTTCCTACAGCAATGACCACCACTGTGACCAGCGGTCTCATCACAACGAGTCTGCAGCCTAAGACTCTTACATCTCCGGCTATTCTGGTTTCTTATATGAGGGGCATCTCTGTGGAGTGCAGGGCCAGCTATATCATCGTGACAGTTGCGAGGGACTTCCTGGAGGCGAGGCACATTGGGGACTCTTCCCTCTACCTGGGGAGACAGGAGTGTGGCGTGAACGAAGCGAACAGCAGCCATGTCCAGCTGACGGTGGCTTGGGACCAGTGTAACACACAGCTCTTATAT AATAGCACTCATTACACTGCTCAGACGACTCTATTCAATTCCATGGATCTCCAGAGCCTGCCCGACAGCAAAACGAGAGTTCCTACAGTACGACTGGAGATCCCCATCATGTGTACCTTTGGGAGGAGCATCCTCATCTCTGCGGGTTATGACCCCACAGG GTATGACATGATTAAAGATGTCGTCATGGGCTCAGGGACTTTCCATGTGACGGTTCAGCTCCTGAATGGAATGTCCCCTCTCCCTCAGAACTACAGCCTATCTCCCGAGGAGGAAGTTGTGGTCGAGGTCAGCGTCAACTCCACAGTTGACCAGATCAAAGTGGTCATCAACAAGTGCTGGGCCACCCAGAGCAACAACCCTTTGGAACCAACAATTTACTTGTTCCTGGAAAACAG CTGTCCCCTCCTCAACACATACACCACAGTCTTGGAGAACGGCAACTCCAGCAAGTCTCGCCTGTCCCTTCGCATCTTCTCCTACGTCAACCTCAATGTCATCTACTTGCACTGCCAGATTCATATCTGTATTGAGACTGGCTCAGCCACCTGCCAGCCT GATTGTATTGAACGGACAGAAAGATTCTCTAATCTAATCGGAATGGGAAAAGCAACCTGTGGACCATTCCTTCGATCACACAAAG TTCCCATCAAAGAGAGTTATGTTACTCTTCGTCTGGTGGACTACGTCTTACTGGGAATAGGACTGTTCCTCCTCTTCGTCGGTAGTCTCTCGTCCTTGTTCTTCTGCTACAGGAAGCGAATTGGAACCTACAGCTTCAGCCTTAAACCCAAGCAAGAGAACTTTACCTATCATGTTTTTGATGCTTAG